From the Macaca nemestrina isolate mMacNem1 chromosome 7, mMacNem.hap1, whole genome shotgun sequence genome, one window contains:
- the LOC105478013 gene encoding gem-associated protein 2 isoform X3 produces the protein MAWVPAESAVEELMPRLLPVEPCDLTEGFDPSVPPRTPQEYLRRVQIEAAQCPDVVVAQIDPKKLKRKQSVNISLSGCQPAPEGYSPTLQWQQQQVAQFSTVRQNVNKHRSHWKSQQLDSNVTMPKSEDEEGWKKFCLGEKLCADGAVGPATNESPGIDYVQIGFPPLLSIVSRMNQATVTSVLEYLSNWFGERDFTPELGRWLYALLACLEKPLLPEAHSLIRQLARRCSEVRLLVVF, from the exons ATGGCGTGGGTACCAGCGGAGTCCGCAGTGGAAGAGTTGATGCCTCGGCTATTGCCGGTAGAGCCCTGCGACTTGACGGAAGGTTTCGATCCCTCGGTACCCCCGAGGACGCCTCAGGAATACCTGAGGCGGGTCCA GATCGAAGCAGCTCAATGTCCAGATGTTGTGGTAGCTCAAATTGACCCAAAGAAGTTGAAAAGGAAGCAAAGTGTGAATATTTCT CTTTCAGGATGCCAACCCGCCCCTGAAGGTTATTCCCCAACACTTCAATGGCAACAGCAACAAGTGGCACAGTTTTCAACTGTTCGACAG aATGTGAACAAACATAGAAGTCACTGGAAATCACAACAGTTGGATAGTAATGTGACCATG ccaaAATCTGAAGATGAAGAAGGCTGGAAGAAATTTTGTCTGGGTGAAAAGTTATGTGCTGACGGGGCTGTTGGACCAGCCACAAATGAAAGTCCTGGAATAGATTATGTACAA attggtTTTCCTCCCTTGCTTAGTATTGTTAGCAGAATGAATCag GCAACAGTAACTAGTGTCTTGGAATATCTGAGTAATTGGTTTGGAGAAAGAGACTTTACTCCGGAATTG ggCAGATGGCTTTATGCTTTATTGGCTTGTCTTGAAAAACCTTTATTACCTGAGGCTCATTCACTGATTCGGCAGCTTGCAAGAAGGTGCTCCGAAGTGAGGCTCTTAGTG